One Deltaproteobacteria bacterium PRO3 DNA window includes the following coding sequences:
- a CDS encoding glucose-6-phosphate isomerase (catalyzes the formation of D-fructose 6-phosphate from D-glucose 6-phosphate), with the protein MPHRDLHLDFNEAFAPQQAAGISEPELEAATPNFIQVHRALQAMHEIGQVQFLHLPYLDEVLDNVERRAEELRGSFDNMVVLGIGGSGLGAKAVEEAIFGPIFAGGVPLPVKRLYVLDTLDPDYLSRLFNGLDLERSVFNVVSKSGNTVETMAQFMYLYELLKKRLGPERFRRHLIMTTDPQKGALRQIAREEDIECFDILPGVGGRFSVLSPVGLLPAAFLGVSIRELAEGAIRMIKRCKGEDLWTNPAAMLAMVTTLLAERHGRKNLVVFNYSERLNRCVEWFRQLWAESLGKRYDLEGKEVWAGITPIQASGPRDQHSQMQLYVEGPRDKMVMLWSQEKYDADLKVPKLYPEIESLSYLGGKSFAEVLHAEMVATEQSLKESGVPSFKLMLYGADAYTLGQLFYLFEIATVYVGGLLGVNPYDQPGVELGKKYIYGKLGRSGSEEFGATLARKLKDKRYVV; encoded by the coding sequence ATGCCGCATCGCGATCTTCACCTGGATTTCAACGAGGCCTTCGCGCCGCAACAGGCGGCGGGCATCTCCGAGCCCGAGCTCGAGGCCGCTACTCCCAATTTCATCCAAGTTCACCGGGCCCTGCAGGCCATGCACGAGATCGGGCAGGTCCAATTCCTGCATCTGCCTTATCTGGACGAGGTCCTGGACAACGTCGAGCGCCGCGCGGAGGAGCTGCGGGGCTCCTTCGACAACATGGTGGTCCTGGGGATCGGCGGCTCCGGCCTTGGCGCCAAGGCCGTCGAGGAGGCCATCTTCGGGCCGATCTTCGCCGGCGGCGTCCCCTTGCCGGTCAAGCGGCTCTACGTCCTTGATACCCTGGATCCCGACTACCTGAGCCGCCTCTTCAACGGCCTGGACCTCGAGCGTAGCGTCTTCAACGTGGTCAGCAAGTCGGGCAACACCGTCGAGACCATGGCCCAGTTCATGTACCTTTACGAGCTGCTCAAGAAGCGGCTCGGCCCCGAACGCTTCCGCCGCCACCTGATTATGACCACCGACCCGCAGAAGGGGGCGCTGCGGCAGATCGCCCGCGAGGAGGACATCGAGTGCTTCGACATCCTGCCGGGCGTGGGCGGGCGCTTCTCCGTCCTGTCGCCGGTGGGCCTGCTGCCGGCGGCCTTCCTCGGCGTCTCGATCCGCGAGCTGGCTGAGGGGGCGATCCGCATGATCAAGCGCTGCAAGGGGGAGGACCTCTGGACCAACCCCGCCGCGATGCTGGCGATGGTCACCACCCTCCTGGCGGAGCGGCATGGACGCAAAAATCTGGTCGTGTTCAATTACTCCGAGCGGCTCAACCGCTGCGTCGAGTGGTTCCGCCAGCTCTGGGCCGAGAGCCTCGGCAAGCGCTACGACCTCGAGGGCAAAGAGGTCTGGGCCGGCATCACGCCGATCCAGGCCAGCGGACCGCGCGACCAGCACTCGCAGATGCAGCTCTACGTCGAGGGACCGCGCGACAAGATGGTCATGCTCTGGTCGCAGGAAAAATACGACGCCGACCTCAAGGTTCCCAAGCTCTATCCCGAGATCGAAAGCCTCAGCTATTTGGGCGGCAAGAGCTTCGCCGAGGTGCTCCACGCCGAGATGGTCGCCACCGAGCAGTCCCTCAAGGAATCGGGCGTGCCCAGCTTCAAGCTGATGCTTTACGGGGCCGACGCCTACACGCTGGGGCAGCTCTTCTACCTCTTCGAGATCGCGACGGTCTATGTGGGCGGCCTCTTGGGCGTGAACCCCTACGACCAGCCCGGCGTCGAGCTCGGCAAGAAGTACATTTACGGGAAGCTGGGCCGCTCGGGCTCGGAGGAGTTCGGCGCCACCCTGGCGCGGAAGCTCAAAGACAAGCGCTACGTCGTTTAG
- a CDS encoding glycerol acyltransferase, with the protein MKSASGAPNNLFYLPQSRAGGSAEERQLEKIVRDMAKRLASLEKELGRHLKVMERELSSKKNRKNGTQEKIYKELKNLQSRVEPAMQEIVEKLKSTVEIEKAEPGPGIFDFFKGLVPGLDFVARHLPFFQDKQALEEEYDPFGRDPAFEQTLKPFFDFMYYRYWRVETHGVENIPSAGRALLVGNHSGTLPWDGSMIRLAVTNDHPAGRDVRFLVEDFVYYLPFVGTFMYRIGGVRASQENAERLLNTDHLVAVFPEGVKGLGKYFSQRYHLQRFGRGGFIKLAIRTDSPIIPVAVIGAEEIHPLLFKSSLLAKPLGIPYVPFTPTLPLLGPLGFVPLPSKWSIYFGKPIDLSVYGKEILDDELEIHRLSERVRQTIQNLVTEALKRRRSVWWG; encoded by the coding sequence ATGAAATCCGCGTCCGGCGCCCCGAACAACCTCTTCTACCTGCCCCAAAGCCGCGCGGGCGGCTCCGCCGAGGAGCGCCAACTGGAGAAGATCGTCCGCGACATGGCCAAGCGCCTCGCGTCGCTCGAGAAGGAGCTGGGACGGCACCTCAAGGTCATGGAGCGCGAGCTGAGCTCGAAAAAAAATCGCAAAAACGGCACGCAGGAAAAGATCTACAAAGAGCTCAAGAACCTCCAATCCCGCGTCGAACCCGCCATGCAGGAGATCGTCGAGAAATTGAAATCCACGGTGGAGATCGAGAAGGCCGAACCGGGGCCTGGGATCTTCGATTTCTTCAAGGGACTCGTCCCCGGCCTGGACTTCGTGGCGCGGCACCTGCCCTTTTTCCAAGACAAGCAGGCGCTCGAGGAGGAATACGATCCCTTCGGCCGCGACCCCGCCTTCGAGCAGACGCTTAAGCCCTTCTTCGACTTCATGTATTATAGGTATTGGCGCGTCGAGACCCACGGCGTCGAAAACATCCCCAGCGCCGGCCGCGCGCTCCTCGTCGGCAACCACTCGGGCACCCTGCCTTGGGACGGCAGCATGATCCGGCTGGCCGTCACCAACGATCATCCCGCCGGCCGCGACGTGCGCTTCTTGGTGGAAGATTTCGTCTACTACCTGCCCTTCGTCGGCACCTTCATGTACCGAATCGGCGGGGTCCGCGCCTCCCAGGAAAACGCCGAGCGACTGCTCAACACCGACCACCTGGTCGCGGTCTTCCCCGAGGGCGTCAAGGGCTTGGGGAAATACTTTTCGCAGCGCTACCACCTACAACGCTTCGGCCGCGGCGGCTTCATCAAGCTGGCGATCCGCACCGACAGCCCGATCATCCCGGTGGCGGTGATCGGGGCCGAAGAGATCCATCCCCTGCTCTTCAAGTCCTCGCTGCTGGCCAAGCCCCTCGGCATCCCCTACGTACCCTTCACCCCCACGCTGCCGCTGCTGGGCCCCTTGGGCTTCGTGCCCCTGCCCTCCAAGTGGTCGATCTACTTCGGCAAGCCCATCGACCTCAGCGTTTACGGCAAGGAGATACTCGACGACGAACTGGAGATCCACCGCCTGAGCGAGCGGGTACGCCAAACCATCCAAAACTTGGTCACCGAGGCCCTGAAGCGGCGCCGCAGCGTGTGGTGGGGTTGA
- a CDS encoding NAD-dependent epimerase/dehydratase family protein: protein MGKSKAGKSKSVAKQTHPTVALTGSGYKGLSILRWLENSREFPRVIFLDHKKPTEVLKKTKFYRIDLTETLADVKLYEILAEEKVETLIHTALPITPPRNMAWAHELLSVGSMYVCNAAAEAKVRKLILASTADVYGAFPDNPAYITENQTPRGFLKSKFFADKIDAERQFLNFAKKYPQSVVTILRPATILGPKIQSYKTRYLSRWFVPTVLGFDPLVQFLHEDDLLRAFQMATLRDCPGIFNLASKGVLPLSKAIKLMGKVPLPLSLIGLKSLVQTLWFLDISPAPATHLDFLKYSCVVATDRAEAAGWTPRYTCKETLLEFVGAERLREIRLQEEAAPL from the coding sequence ATGGGCAAGAGCAAAGCCGGCAAAAGCAAATCGGTCGCGAAGCAGACCCACCCCACCGTCGCCCTCACCGGCAGCGGCTACAAGGGTCTCTCCATCCTGCGCTGGCTGGAAAACAGCCGGGAGTTTCCGCGCGTCATCTTCCTCGACCACAAAAAGCCCACCGAGGTCCTGAAAAAGACCAAATTCTACCGCATCGACCTGACCGAGACCCTGGCGGACGTGAAGCTCTACGAGATCCTCGCCGAGGAGAAGGTGGAAACCCTGATCCACACGGCCCTCCCGATCACGCCGCCGCGCAACATGGCCTGGGCCCACGAGCTGCTCTCGGTGGGCAGCATGTACGTCTGCAATGCGGCGGCCGAGGCCAAGGTGCGCAAGCTAATCCTGGCCTCCACCGCCGACGTCTACGGCGCCTTCCCCGACAACCCCGCCTACATCACCGAAAATCAAACGCCGCGAGGCTTCCTCAAGTCCAAGTTCTTCGCCGACAAGATCGACGCCGAGCGGCAGTTTTTGAACTTCGCCAAAAAATACCCCCAGAGCGTCGTCACCATCCTGCGCCCCGCCACGATCCTGGGCCCCAAGATCCAAAGCTACAAGACGCGCTACCTCTCGCGCTGGTTCGTCCCGACGGTCCTGGGCTTCGACCCCCTCGTGCAGTTCCTGCACGAGGACGACCTGCTGCGCGCCTTCCAGATGGCGACGCTGCGGGACTGCCCCGGCATCTTCAACCTGGCCAGCAAGGGGGTGCTGCCGCTCTCGAAGGCGATCAAGCTGATGGGCAAGGTGCCGCTGCCCTTGAGCCTGATCGGGCTCAAGTCGCTGGTCCAAACGCTGTGGTTCCTCGACATCTCGCCGGCCCCGGCCACGCACCTCGATTTTTTGAAATACAGCTGCGTGGTGGCGACCGACCGCGCCGAGGCGGCGGGCTGGACACCGCGCTACACCTGCAAAGAAACCCTGCTGGAATTCGTCGGGGCCGAGCGGCTCCGCGAGATCCGCCTGCAGGAGGAGGCCGCTCCGCTATGA
- a CDS encoding lytic transglycosylase domain-containing protein, translated as MMAKAREYEPHIRAAAERYALPPELIAGVIWQESRGNPRAVSHCGAMGLMQLMPATAASLGVGNAFDAAQNIDGGAKYLRQMLDKFNGRVDFAVAAYNAGPGNVMKHGGIPPFRETQDYVPKVLGYANSYKVAEAFTQSVPSNAIRV; from the coding sequence ATGATGGCCAAGGCCCGTGAATACGAGCCCCACATCCGCGCCGCCGCCGAGCGCTACGCCCTCCCGCCCGAACTGATCGCCGGCGTGATCTGGCAAGAGTCGCGCGGCAATCCCCGCGCGGTCAGCCACTGCGGCGCCATGGGCCTGATGCAATTGATGCCCGCCACGGCCGCCAGCCTGGGCGTCGGCAACGCCTTCGACGCCGCGCAAAACATCGACGGCGGCGCTAAGTACCTCCGCCAGATGCTCGACAAGTTCAACGGCCGCGTCGACTTCGCCGTCGCCGCCTACAACGCGGGCCCCGGCAACGTCATGAAGCACGGCGGCATCCCGCCCTTCCGCGAAACCCAGGATTACGTCCCCAAGGTGCTCGGCTACGCCAACAGCTACAAGGTCGCCGAGGCCTTCACGCAGAGCGTCCCTTCCAACGCGATCCGCGTCTAG
- a CDS encoding YjbQ family protein, protein MIFLRNYYVNTTVKTDVLLITHDVKRAVRESGVPSGLVTVLIPGATAGVAILENDPKIHEELKKWVETQIPAETGPRPNRRSGSGRNDAHLRAALIGLSLSIPLQDGKLMLGAWQEVVLFDFDDNKVGRREITIQVMGEGAAK, encoded by the coding sequence ATGATCTTTCTAAGAAATTATTACGTCAACACCACGGTCAAGACCGACGTGCTGCTGATCACCCACGACGTGAAGCGCGCGGTGCGCGAATCCGGCGTGCCCAGTGGTCTGGTCACGGTCCTGATTCCGGGGGCGACGGCGGGGGTGGCCATCCTGGAGAACGACCCCAAGATCCACGAAGAATTGAAAAAATGGGTCGAGACCCAGATCCCCGCGGAGACGGGCCCGCGGCCCAACCGGCGTTCCGGGTCGGGGCGCAACGACGCCCACCTGCGGGCCGCCCTGATCGGGCTCAGCCTCTCGATTCCCCTCCAGGACGGCAAGCTGATGCTGGGGGCCTGGCAAGAAGTTGTGCTTTTCGATTTCGACGACAATAAGGTAGGGCGTCGGGAGATCACCATCCAGGTGATGGGAGAAGGGGCCGCGAAATAA
- a CDS encoding HDIG domain-containing protein has translation MGDHRHIRSLRNLLGGFKKSDFSSLNRFLHSAFFGWIVFGVLVFAISLVLSFHVDYLPPNMKVGRVAPKDIKADQNYEIVDERATEINRQEAMKSVPPVFDFDENVLAEIDQNVHEAFQQSREAIQRLADVDEIQDILLATLGLQPTEDQVKALMQDEFSVDTEFTLRNLLRQSMSQMIVAGNKELANAGEGGITLRYVQKQKNASEDEAELKDLSGIKTLDGVQTALLERAKQAPKEKDKAVQAAQLYEVASRLVRPNLSYDAVETELRRARAVGNVRNVIIKVQAGEAIVRSGDRYEPHHLVILEGIRKRKTETSFATKFLGTALFVSILLLITYAFSKRFIRKFNPTRADLYFLGGVLILLLFSVRIAAALSSAFRDLLPFDVSVQALYYAIPVAAGAMLTRYILNSEIALVFAIVASALTGMFLEGDLDLSIYYLISSIVAASAIAHVERRSAILRAGVMVGAVNAAVVLAIKLVTVVSVANVLNLPNIFMNMGLAFLGGLLAAIFVMVLAPVAEMLFDYVTDIKLLELGNLNHPLLKEMIVKAPGTYHHSQLVAVLAEAAAAEIGANPLLARVGSYFHDVGKMRKPSYFIENQQGGENRHDKLAPSMSALIIASHVKDGLELAREYKLPTRIADFIPQHQGTKLITYFYNKAQEQAQLAGGSVDEKDYRYPGPRPQTREAGIILLADGVEAAVRSIPEKTPAKIQAMVQKIVNKNFTEAQLDECDMTLKDLHMIAESFVRVLVGIYHQRIEYPDVEEKKATVTPIKDLRARESEANVR, from the coding sequence ATGGGCGACCACCGTCACATCCGCAGTCTGCGAAACCTCCTCGGAGGCTTCAAAAAATCCGATTTCAGCTCCTTGAACCGATTCCTCCACTCGGCCTTCTTCGGGTGGATCGTCTTCGGCGTCCTGGTCTTCGCCATTTCCCTGGTGCTGTCCTTCCACGTCGACTACCTGCCGCCCAATATGAAGGTCGGGCGCGTCGCGCCCAAGGACATCAAGGCCGACCAGAATTACGAGATCGTCGACGAGCGCGCCACCGAGATCAACCGCCAGGAGGCGATGAAGAGCGTGCCTCCGGTCTTCGACTTCGACGAGAACGTCTTGGCCGAGATCGACCAGAACGTCCACGAGGCCTTTCAGCAGTCCCGCGAAGCCATCCAGCGCCTGGCCGACGTCGACGAGATTCAGGACATTCTGCTCGCCACGCTGGGGCTGCAGCCCACCGAAGATCAGGTGAAGGCCTTGATGCAGGATGAATTCTCGGTCGATACCGAGTTCACGCTGCGCAACCTGCTGCGGCAGTCCATGTCCCAGATGATCGTGGCCGGCAACAAAGAGCTGGCCAACGCGGGCGAGGGCGGCATCACCCTGCGCTATGTCCAGAAGCAGAAGAACGCCAGCGAGGACGAGGCCGAGCTCAAGGATCTTTCCGGGATCAAAACGCTCGACGGCGTCCAAACCGCCCTGCTCGAGCGCGCCAAGCAGGCGCCCAAGGAGAAGGATAAGGCGGTGCAGGCGGCGCAGCTCTACGAGGTCGCCAGCCGCCTGGTGCGGCCCAACCTGAGCTACGACGCGGTCGAGACCGAGCTGCGGCGCGCCCGCGCCGTCGGCAACGTCCGCAACGTCATCATCAAGGTGCAGGCCGGCGAGGCGATCGTCCGCAGCGGCGACCGCTACGAGCCCCACCATCTGGTCATCCTCGAGGGCATCCGCAAGCGCAAGACCGAGACCAGCTTCGCGACCAAATTCCTCGGCACCGCGCTCTTCGTCTCGATCCTGCTGCTGATCACCTACGCCTTCTCGAAGCGCTTCATCCGCAAGTTCAACCCGACCCGCGCCGATCTTTACTTCCTGGGCGGCGTGCTGATCCTGCTGCTGTTCAGCGTGCGGATCGCGGCCGCCTTGTCCTCGGCCTTCCGCGACCTGCTGCCCTTCGACGTCTCGGTGCAGGCCCTCTACTACGCCATCCCCGTCGCGGCCGGCGCCATGCTGACGCGCTATATCCTCAACTCCGAGATCGCGCTGGTCTTCGCGATCGTGGCCAGCGCCCTGACCGGGATGTTCCTCGAGGGCGATCTCGACCTGTCGATTTACTATCTTATCTCCAGCATCGTCGCCGCCTCGGCCATCGCCCACGTCGAGCGGCGCAGCGCGATTTTGCGGGCGGGTGTGATGGTCGGCGCCGTCAACGCCGCGGTGGTGCTCGCCATCAAGCTGGTGACGGTGGTCAGCGTCGCGAACGTCCTCAATCTGCCCAACATCTTCATGAACATGGGCTTGGCCTTCCTGGGCGGTCTGCTCGCCGCGATCTTCGTGATGGTCCTGGCGCCGGTGGCCGAGATGCTCTTCGATTACGTCACCGACATCAAGCTGCTCGAGCTGGGCAACCTCAACCATCCGCTGCTCAAGGAGATGATCGTCAAGGCGCCGGGAACCTACCACCATTCGCAGCTGGTCGCCGTGCTGGCCGAGGCCGCCGCCGCGGAGATCGGCGCCAACCCGCTGCTGGCGCGGGTCGGGAGCTACTTCCACGACGTCGGCAAGATGCGCAAGCCCAGCTATTTCATCGAAAACCAGCAGGGCGGCGAAAACCGCCACGACAAGCTCGCGCCCTCGATGTCGGCCCTGATCATCGCTTCCCACGTCAAAGACGGCCTCGAGCTGGCCCGCGAGTACAAGCTGCCGACGCGAATCGCCGACTTCATCCCGCAGCACCAGGGCACCAAGCTCATCACCTATTTCTACAACAAGGCCCAGGAGCAGGCCCAGCTGGCGGGTGGCAGCGTCGACGAAAAGGACTACCGCTACCCGGGCCCGCGGCCCCAGACCCGCGAGGCCGGGATCATCCTGCTGGCCGACGGCGTCGAGGCGGCCGTGCGCTCGATCCCCGAAAAGACGCCCGCCAAGATCCAGGCGATGGTCCAGAAGATCGTCAACAAGAATTTCACCGAGGCCCAGCTCGACGAGTGCGACATGACGTTGAAAGACCTGCACATGATCGCCGAGAGCTTCGTCCGCGTCCTGGTCGGCATCTACCACCAGCGCATCGAGTACCCGGACGTCGAGGAGAAGAAGGCCACGGTCACCCCCATCAAGGACCTGCGGGCCCGCGAGAGCGAGGCGAATGTCCGTTAG
- the ybeY gene encoding rRNA maturation RNase YbeY, producing MSVSLFARAGTPVRLKALRRCLEALMRKEGLGGAELEISLVGERRIRTLNREHRRKDSVTDVLSFPIDAKAPKGGRPWCLGEIVIATPVAARQARRAQRTLTQQALRLAVHGLVHLQGHDHERGPRAARRFEALEARYLTYLQRKGLMPWDGSLRL from the coding sequence ATGTCCGTTAGTCTCTTCGCGCGCGCCGGGACCCCCGTGAGGCTGAAGGCCCTGCGCCGCTGCCTCGAGGCCCTGATGCGGAAGGAGGGGCTGGGCGGCGCCGAGCTGGAGATTAGCCTGGTGGGCGAGCGGCGCATCCGCACCCTCAACCGCGAGCACCGCCGGAAGGACAGCGTCACCGACGTGCTCTCCTTCCCGATCGACGCCAAGGCGCCGAAGGGCGGGAGGCCCTGGTGCCTGGGGGAGATCGTGATCGCGACCCCGGTGGCGGCGCGCCAGGCGCGCCGGGCGCAGCGGACCTTGACGCAGCAGGCCCTGCGCTTGGCGGTCCACGGTCTAGTGCATCTGCAGGGGCACGACCACGAGCGCGGCCCCCGCGCCGCCCGGCGCTTCGAGGCCCTCGAGGCGCGTTACCTCACCTATCTCCAGCGGAAAGGCCTGATGCCATGGGATGGCTCCTTGCGGCTCTGA
- the lnt gene encoding apolipoprotein N-acyltransferase: MGWLLAALSGVIAAFTYPTVFAGYMLPDLGWMAFFAWVPLFLAIRSARPKAAFAKSFFAGLFHYGIAMYWLYTAMNSFGGLSPTLSILALLLLVAVLSAYFGIIFWISQWICRKNAWTMLWVRPFVWVGIEYLRGHVPAGGFPWSQIGYSQGGFLHFIQSADLFGVYGVTWLLVFCNEALTEIVVRWRRGERPRALKTATIAAALVLANVAYGRYRLANDTAVPTRTLQVGVVQGNIPQEEKWQRSAAARILETFQQGTLALEQRGASLILWPEASMPYELAYDAPEVAYDLGTQRADILFGTISRSARGSEPRRDRPYHNTAILADAAGRILGYYHKRHLVPFGEYVPWKDFLFFARKMTAQVGEMMPGSDYYPLKYGDSLLGVLICYEDIFPEISRIMVEKGANVLINITNDAWYGRSSAAYQHQVFSQFRAVETRRALIRATNTGLTSQIDRQGRVLWQGGLFTREDFVASLPFYEDLSPYVRMGDWLPLGSLAILLGLGVYSCLRKGGRSSAN; this comes from the coding sequence ATGGGATGGCTCCTTGCGGCTCTGAGCGGCGTGATCGCCGCCTTCACCTACCCGACGGTCTTCGCGGGATACATGCTTCCCGACCTGGGCTGGATGGCCTTCTTCGCCTGGGTGCCCCTGTTCCTGGCGATCCGCTCCGCGCGGCCGAAGGCGGCCTTCGCCAAGAGCTTCTTCGCCGGGCTCTTTCATTACGGCATCGCGATGTACTGGCTCTACACGGCGATGAATTCCTTCGGCGGCCTCTCGCCGACGCTCTCGATCCTGGCCTTGCTGCTCCTGGTCGCCGTGCTTTCCGCTTATTTCGGGATCATTTTTTGGATCAGCCAATGGATCTGTCGCAAAAACGCCTGGACCATGCTCTGGGTGCGTCCCTTTGTCTGGGTCGGGATCGAATACCTGCGCGGCCACGTCCCGGCGGGCGGATTTCCCTGGAGCCAGATCGGCTACTCGCAGGGCGGATTCCTCCACTTCATCCAGTCGGCGGATCTCTTCGGCGTCTACGGAGTCACTTGGCTCCTGGTCTTCTGCAACGAGGCCTTGACCGAGATCGTCGTGCGCTGGCGGCGGGGCGAGCGGCCCCGGGCCCTGAAGACGGCCACAATCGCCGCGGCCCTCGTCCTGGCCAATGTGGCCTATGGGCGCTACCGCCTGGCCAACGACACCGCAGTCCCGACCCGCACCCTCCAGGTCGGCGTCGTGCAAGGCAATATCCCGCAGGAGGAGAAATGGCAACGATCCGCGGCGGCGCGGATCCTCGAAACTTTCCAGCAGGGCACCCTGGCCCTGGAACAGCGGGGCGCCTCGCTCATCCTCTGGCCCGAGGCCTCGATGCCCTACGAGCTCGCCTACGACGCGCCCGAGGTTGCCTACGACCTAGGGACTCAGCGTGCCGATATCCTCTTCGGCACGATTTCGCGATCCGCCCGGGGTTCCGAGCCGCGGCGGGACAGGCCCTATCACAACACCGCGATCTTAGCCGACGCGGCGGGGCGCATCCTGGGGTATTATCACAAGCGGCACCTCGTCCCCTTCGGGGAATATGTCCCTTGGAAGGACTTCCTCTTCTTCGCCCGCAAAATGACCGCTCAGGTCGGGGAGATGATGCCCGGCTCCGACTATTACCCCCTGAAGTACGGGGACAGTCTGCTGGGCGTCCTGATCTGCTACGAGGATATCTTCCCGGAGATCTCCCGGATTATGGTGGAGAAGGGTGCGAACGTCTTGATCAACATCACCAACGACGCCTGGTACGGGCGCTCCAGCGCGGCCTACCAGCACCAGGTCTTCAGTCAGTTTCGCGCGGTGGAGACGCGGCGCGCGCTGATCCGCGCGACCAACACGGGCCTCACCTCGCAGATCGACCGCCAGGGCAGGGTACTGTGGCAGGGGGGGCTTTTCACGCGCGAGGACTTCGTCGCGAGTCTGCCGTTTTACGAGGATCTTTCGCCTTACGTGAGAATGGGAGACTGGTTGCCGCTGGGTTCCTTGGCTATCCTGCTCGGATTGGGGGTCTACTCCTGCCTCCGGAAGGGCGGTCGGTCGTCCGCCAATTGA
- a CDS encoding peptide chain release factor 2 (programmed frameshift) codes for MSKELKNRIAALQEKLAAVRGGFDLDQKLKRIDELETESTQPGFWDDSVRAKALSQELDGLKATADFFKDNATKVEEAALMLELAEEAGDDAAWAEAEQKSQEAEAGLEEAEFRVMLSKEEDRLSAILTINSGAGGTESCDWAAMLTRMYLRYCEKQGWRTQLIDSTEGEGAGYKSVTVTVEGAYAYGFLKAENGVHRLVRISPFDANKRRHTSFASVFVYPQVSDDIEIELNPADLRIDTFRAGGSGGQNVQKNDTAVRITHLPTNTVVQCQSERSQLQNKTLAMKVLRSRLYEQEMEKRRAAREAVEATKKKIEWGSQIRSYVLHPYKMVKDHRTEVEVGDAERVLDGDLDPFIRGYLLSEA; via the exons ATGTCGAAAGAATTGAAAAACCGCATCGCCGCTCTCCAAGAGAAACTCGCCGCCGTCCGG GGCGGCTTTGACCTCGACCAAAAGCTGAAACGCATCGACGAGCTTGAGACCGAATCCACCCAGCCGGGATTTTGGGACGACTCCGTCCGGGCCAAGGCCTTGAGCCAGGAGCTCGACGGGCTTAAGGCGACGGCCGACTTTTTCAAAGACAATGCAACGAAGGTGGAAGAGGCCGCGCTGATGCTCGAGCTGGCCGAGGAGGCCGGCGACGACGCGGCTTGGGCCGAGGCCGAGCAGAAATCCCAAGAGGCCGAGGCCGGTCTGGAAGAGGCCGAATTCCGAGTCATGCTCTCCAAGGAAGAAGACCGGCTCTCCGCCATCCTCACCATCAACTCCGGCGCCGGCGGCACCGAGTCCTGCGATTGGGCGGCGATGCTGACGCGCATGTACCTTCGCTATTGCGAGAAGCAGGGCTGGCGCACCCAGCTGATCGACTCCACCGAGGGAGAGGGCGCCGGCTACAAGAGCGTGACGGTCACCGTCGAGGGCGCCTACGCCTACGGCTTCCTCAAGGCCGAAAACGGCGTGCACCGACTGGTGCGCATCTCGCCCTTCGACGCCAACAAGCGGCGTCACACGTCCTTCGCCAGCGTCTTCGTCTACCCCCAGGTCAGCGACGACATCGAGATCGAACTCAACCCCGCCGACCTCCGCATCGACACCTTTCGCGCGGGCGGCAGCGGCGGGCAGAACGTCCAGAAGAACGACACCGCCGTGCGCATCACGCACCTCCCGACCAACACCGTCGTGCAGTGTCAGAGCGAGCGCAGCCAGCTGCAGAACAAGACCCTGGCCATGAAGGTGCTGCGCTCGCGTCTCTACGAGCAGGAGATGGAAAAGCGCCGCGCGGCGCGCGAGGCGGTGGAGGCGACGAAGAAGAAGATCGAGTGGGGCTCGCAGATCCGCTCCTATGTCCTGCACCCCTATAAGATGGTGAAGGACCACCGCACCGAGGTCGAGGTCGGCGACGCCGAGCGGGTCTTGGACGGCGATCTCGATCCCTTCATCCGCGGCTACCTCTTGAGCGAGGCCTAG